The Claveliimonas bilis genome window below encodes:
- a CDS encoding HAMP domain-containing sensor histidine kinase: MYTKKVSILTCLLLLTGLCAIGLFSLLYRFDNKYIMRASLSQEGFSVIKGDSSDPHKITYLAEGWEFYPDVEASPDELSDYTSKEIYIGQYFSFSSFHKNHSPYGSGTYRIVLTGKSGSYSLLLPEVFSACNVYVNGELTASAGSLSPYRPLIKDTIVTVPLENRQAEVVVQTANHSHYYSGVTYPPAVGSSEAVSRLISERMIFYGFLCFTSLTLALFSSAVWIGLRHDPRSRENFFLGILALSFSIRICYPFLRLAGVPLIRPLYALEDAMAALGIFCIIRIVSLVCLKRGLLSDRILPGISLGFVALSAAAPMVILPLLPAFAAVYGQLLFWYKLIISLFLFFLVLKHLTGKSSENFPLLAGIGFYALSLCAHMLCLGRYEPARTGWYDEWGIYGLILLFSVRMVIHNIRIVRENIRLNRHLQEEVEHKTASLNSLLEERRQLLLGFAHDLKTPITSITTFTRLVQMEQPDLSDETKQYLDTIRQKAGEMRDRLVLLQEFSYQDTPSDFSVINLTDLIREFYEQNLPDMDVSGIRFLLHISPKEPLFVYGDHIKLISLLQNLVYNAVGFVPAEGKIELFLSLKDNNACIIVRDNGSGIAPENLPHIFEQFFTRRKGGENGGMGLYIAKSITIEHGGNISASSMPDSGTSFTVSLPIFHKTDQI, from the coding sequence ATGTACACAAAAAAAGTTTCTATACTGACCTGTCTGCTCCTGCTTACAGGGTTATGTGCTATCGGACTCTTTTCTCTTCTATATCGCTTTGACAACAAGTATATCATGAGGGCTTCCTTGTCACAAGAAGGTTTTTCAGTCATAAAAGGGGACTCTTCTGATCCTCACAAAATCACCTACCTGGCAGAAGGCTGGGAATTTTATCCGGATGTGGAAGCCTCTCCAGATGAACTGTCGGACTATACTTCAAAAGAAATCTATATTGGCCAATATTTTAGTTTTTCTTCCTTCCATAAGAACCATTCTCCCTATGGATCCGGTACATACCGTATTGTCCTGACCGGTAAGTCAGGTAGCTATTCTCTCCTCCTTCCGGAGGTTTTTTCAGCCTGTAATGTTTATGTAAATGGAGAACTTACTGCTTCTGCCGGCTCACTGTCCCCCTATCGTCCCTTAATCAAAGATACCATCGTAACTGTTCCCCTTGAAAACAGGCAGGCAGAAGTTGTGGTCCAGACAGCAAATCACAGTCATTATTATAGCGGCGTCACTTATCCCCCTGCTGTTGGAAGTTCGGAAGCAGTCAGCCGTCTTATCTCAGAACGCATGATCTTTTACGGCTTTCTGTGCTTTACTTCTCTGACGCTGGCTCTTTTCTCCTCCGCCGTATGGATCGGCCTGCGTCATGACCCCCGCTCCCGGGAAAACTTCTTCCTCGGTATCCTTGCGCTCTCCTTTTCTATCCGCATCTGTTATCCGTTCCTTCGGCTGGCGGGAGTCCCCCTGATCCGTCCCCTGTATGCACTGGAGGATGCCATGGCTGCTCTTGGCATCTTCTGCATCATACGGATCGTCTCTTTAGTCTGTCTGAAAAGAGGGCTTCTGTCAGATCGTATTCTTCCAGGCATCTCCCTTGGATTTGTTGCCTTAAGCGCTGCTGCTCCTATGGTAATTCTTCCTCTTCTCCCGGCCTTTGCTGCTGTTTACGGACAACTGCTTTTCTGGTATAAACTGATTATTTCCCTGTTTCTTTTCTTCCTTGTCCTTAAACATTTAACCGGCAAAAGCAGCGAAAATTTCCCTCTTCTTGCCGGAATTGGATTTTATGCCCTTTCCCTGTGTGCGCACATGCTCTGCCTTGGACGCTATGAACCTGCCCGCACCGGATGGTATGATGAGTGGGGTATTTATGGATTGATCCTGCTTTTTTCCGTCCGTATGGTTATCCACAATATTCGGATCGTCCGGGAAAATATCCGGCTGAACCGCCACCTTCAAGAAGAAGTGGAGCATAAAACCGCCTCTTTAAATTCTCTTCTGGAGGAGCGGCGTCAGCTTCTTCTGGGATTTGCCCATGATTTAAAAACTCCGATCACATCCATCACTACCTTTACGCGGCTGGTACAGATGGAGCAGCCGGATCTCAGCGACGAAACAAAACAGTATCTTGATACCATACGGCAAAAAGCAGGAGAAATGAGGGATCGGCTGGTACTGCTCCAGGAATTTTCCTATCAGGATACACCTTCCGACTTTTCTGTCATAAATCTCACGGACCTGATCCGGGAATTTTATGAGCAGAATCTGCCTGACATGGATGTATCAGGCATTCGTTTTCTGCTGCATATCTCCCCCAAAGAACCGCTTTTCGTTTATGGCGACCACATTAAACTGATCAGTCTTCTTCAGAACTTAGTTTATAATGCGGTAGGATTTGTACCTGCAGAAGGAAAGATTGAACTTTTCCTGTCCCTGAAGGATAACAATGCCTGTATCATAGTCAGGGACAATGGCAGCGGCATTGCGCCTGAAAATCTCCCCCATATATTTGAACAGTTCTTTACCCGCCGTAAAGGCGGCGAAAATGGCGGCATGGGCCTTTATATCGCCAAATCCATCACAATTGAACATGGAGGAAACATTTCTGCTTCCTCCATGCCTGACAGCGGCACTTCCTTCACTGT